A region of Solibacillus isronensis DNA encodes the following proteins:
- the pyrR gene encoding bifunctional pyr operon transcriptional regulator/uracil phosphoribosyltransferase PyrR, which yields MDNFTVLLDGPSMNRAITRIAHEIIERNKGIDEVILVGIKTRGAYLARRLAERIETIEGKAIRTGELDITLYRDDLSPKHDQAQVKQVDIEHQVKDQKVVLIDDVLYTGRTVRAALDAIMDLGRPAQIQLGVLVDRGHRELPIRADYVGKNIPTSSVERIVVNLVETDKEDIVTIHKFEE from the coding sequence ATGGATAATTTTACAGTATTACTTGATGGACCATCGATGAACCGCGCGATAACGCGAATCGCACACGAAATTATTGAACGCAACAAAGGCATTGACGAAGTAATTTTAGTCGGGATTAAAACACGCGGCGCATATTTGGCAAGACGCCTTGCAGAAAGAATCGAAACGATCGAAGGGAAAGCGATTCGGACAGGAGAGCTTGATATCACATTGTACCGTGATGATTTATCACCTAAGCACGATCAGGCGCAAGTTAAGCAAGTCGATATTGAGCACCAAGTAAAGGATCAGAAAGTCGTGCTGATCGATGATGTTCTTTATACAGGAAGAACAGTTCGTGCAGCATTGGATGCCATTATGGATTTAGGCAGACCGGCGCAAATCCAGCTTGGGGTTCTCGTTGACCGGGGCCACCGTGAATTGCCGATACGTGCTGATTATGTAGGGAAAAATATCCCGACATCAAGCGTTGAACGCATTGTCGTTAATCTCGTAGAAACAGACAAAGAAGATATTGTAACAATTCATAAATTTGAGGAATAA
- a CDS encoding solute carrier family 23 protein: protein MTKAVLDIHEKPTVGQLITFSFQHMFAMFGSTILVPKLVGLSPSIALLTSGIATIIFLIITQFKVPAYLGSSFAFISPIILVAGLTEAGVSINPGNAMIGAMMVGVVYAVVSLLIWKTGYKWLMNILPPIVVAPVIIVIGLGLSGTAVDMAMNVDGKYSGLHFSAALVTLATAIIFNVFFKNILSAMPILMGIVVGYIYSVIIGIVDFTAVKNAKFFTLPDFLIPGVHYEFQLTGAIFIGMVPIVIVTISEHIGHQLVLGKVVNRNYIKDPGLHRSLLGDGLGTFASALIGGPPKTTYGENIGVLAITRVYSVYVILGAAVVAIVVSFSGQLMALIETIPTAVLGGISILLFGIIAASGLRMLVESKVDFGNNRNMVIASVILVVGIGGAAMRFTESFAIEGMALASIIGVILNLVLPGREVTEKDIYETEE from the coding sequence ATGACGAAAGCAGTATTGGATATTCATGAAAAACCTACAGTAGGGCAGCTGATTACATTTAGTTTCCAGCACATGTTTGCCATGTTCGGATCAACAATTTTAGTACCAAAATTAGTCGGGTTAAGCCCATCCATTGCGCTTTTAACAAGCGGAATTGCGACAATTATCTTTTTGATTATTACACAGTTTAAAGTACCGGCTTACTTAGGTTCATCATTTGCCTTTATCTCTCCGATTATATTAGTAGCAGGCTTAACAGAAGCAGGAGTTTCCATCAACCCTGGAAATGCAATGATCGGGGCAATGATGGTCGGGGTTGTATACGCAGTCGTATCATTATTAATTTGGAAAACAGGCTACAAATGGCTGATGAACATTTTACCGCCGATCGTCGTTGCACCGGTAATCATCGTAATCGGATTAGGGTTATCAGGCACGGCAGTAGATATGGCGATGAATGTGGACGGCAAATACAGCGGTCTTCACTTCTCGGCAGCATTAGTAACATTAGCTACGGCCATTATTTTCAACGTATTCTTTAAAAATATTTTAAGCGCGATGCCGATTCTTATGGGAATTGTAGTCGGCTATATATATTCAGTCATCATTGGCATCGTTGATTTCACGGCAGTAAAAAATGCGAAGTTCTTCACATTGCCGGACTTTTTAATCCCTGGTGTACACTACGAGTTCCAACTTACAGGAGCAATCTTTATCGGAATGGTGCCGATCGTCATTGTAACGATTTCAGAACATATCGGTCACCAGCTGGTATTGGGGAAAGTTGTAAACCGTAACTATATTAAAGACCCAGGCTTACATCGTTCGCTGTTAGGGGACGGTCTTGGAACATTTGCTTCAGCACTGATCGGTGGTCCGCCAAAAACAACATACGGCGAAAACATCGGGGTTCTTGCAATCACACGTGTATATTCAGTGTATGTAATTTTAGGGGCAGCAGTTGTTGCCATCGTCGTATCATTCTCAGGTCAGCTGATGGCACTGATTGAAACGATTCCGACAGCAGTGCTTGGCGGTATTTCAATTTTGTTATTCGGGATCATTGCAGCAAGCGGTTTACGTATGTTAGTGGAAAGCAAAGTGGACTTCGGAAATAACCGAAACATGGTCATTGCATCCGTAATACTGGTAGTCGGAATTGGCGGAGCAGCAATGCGCTTTACAGAAAGCTTTGCGATTGAAGGAATGGCATTAGCATCGATTATCGGTGTCATCTTGAATCTTGTATTGCCAGGTCGTGAAGTAACAGAAAAAGATATTTACGAAACAGAAGAATAA
- a CDS encoding aspartate carbamoyltransferase catalytic subunit produces the protein MKNLLSMEHLSNEEIMMILNRAQHFEDGEKPVLQREFHVANLFFEPSTRTKTSFEMAERRLGCTVIPFDAEFSSTTKGETLYDTVKTLEMIGIDAVVIRDKEDEYYNELLEGIGCAVINAGDGAGQHPSQSLLDLYTIQKEFGRFEDLNITIVGDISHSRVAKSNATALTRLGANVRFLCPPAWAGNFEAAHSWDEVLEDSDVIMLLRIQHERHSVSKNFSKESYHAEYGLTIEREQRMKERAIIMHPAPVNRDVEIADALVECSRSRIFEQVRNGVFTRMAILETILKGRDQYDYSYTKCEATQ, from the coding sequence ATGAAAAACTTATTATCGATGGAACATTTGTCAAATGAAGAAATAATGATGATTTTAAATCGAGCACAGCATTTCGAAGATGGTGAAAAACCTGTGTTACAACGTGAATTTCATGTAGCAAACCTTTTCTTTGAGCCAAGTACACGTACAAAAACGAGCTTTGAAATGGCGGAGCGTCGACTAGGATGTACAGTTATTCCATTTGATGCGGAGTTCTCAAGCACAACAAAGGGAGAAACGCTGTACGATACAGTCAAAACATTGGAAATGATCGGAATCGATGCAGTCGTTATTCGGGATAAGGAAGATGAATATTACAACGAGCTTTTGGAAGGAATCGGGTGTGCGGTCATTAATGCAGGAGACGGCGCAGGCCAGCATCCTTCACAGTCACTGCTGGATTTATACACGATTCAGAAAGAATTCGGGCGATTTGAAGATCTGAATATTACGATCGTCGGTGATATTTCACATAGCCGTGTTGCAAAATCAAATGCGACTGCACTTACTCGTTTAGGGGCAAATGTTCGGTTCCTATGTCCGCCAGCATGGGCAGGCAATTTCGAGGCGGCACATAGCTGGGATGAAGTACTGGAAGACAGCGATGTCATCATGCTGCTGCGTATCCAGCATGAACGTCATTCAGTAAGTAAAAACTTTTCGAAAGAAAGCTACCATGCAGAGTATGGCTTAACAATTGAACGTGAACAGCGGATGAAAGAGCGGGCTATCATTATGCACCCGGCACCGGTAAACCGCGATGTGGAAATTGCGGATGCTCTTGTTGAATGCAGTCGTTCACGCATATTTGAACAAGTGCGAAACGGTGTATTTACACGAATGGCCATTTTAGAAACGATTTTGAAAGGAAGAGATCAATATGACTACAGTTATACAAAATGTGAAGCTACTCAATGA
- a CDS encoding dihydroorotase, with translation MTTVIQNVKLLNEEGELVVSTIVIENGKIASINGDIPAGAKLIDGKGHFASPGFVDVHTHLREPGFEHKETIATGSASAAKGGFTTICAMPNTKPVPDSVENMQLINGLIKESAVIRVLPYGSLTKDISGEVRTNMQELKEQGAVAFSDDGIGIQLASTMYEQMQQAAKIDAVVVAHCEDNSLIYDGVMHEGKRNKELGLPGIPSICESVQIARDVLLAEAAGARYHVCHVSTKESVRAVRDAKAAGIKVTAEVCPHHLLLEEMDIPSDDANWKMNPPLRAADDKDSLHAALLDGTIDCIATDHAPHTEEEKCCGMVGAPFGIVGFETAFPLLYTNFVATGKWTLKQLVDWMSVKAAQIFDLPYGTLEVGASADLVLIDLDKEQAIDAEGFVSKGRNTPFNGWTAKGWPVVTMFEGNIVYQEAE, from the coding sequence ATGACTACAGTTATACAAAATGTGAAGCTACTCAATGAGGAAGGCGAATTAGTAGTATCTACTATTGTAATAGAAAACGGCAAAATCGCTTCGATTAATGGAGACATTCCAGCTGGCGCTAAGCTGATTGACGGTAAAGGCCATTTCGCATCACCGGGTTTTGTCGATGTACATACACATTTACGTGAGCCTGGTTTTGAACATAAAGAAACGATCGCAACAGGTTCGGCATCTGCAGCAAAAGGCGGTTTTACAACAATTTGTGCGATGCCAAATACGAAGCCGGTACCGGATTCGGTAGAAAATATGCAGCTCATTAACGGATTGATCAAAGAAAGTGCAGTGATCAGAGTACTACCATATGGTTCATTAACAAAAGACATTTCAGGTGAAGTACGAACAAATATGCAAGAGTTAAAAGAACAAGGTGCAGTCGCTTTCTCGGATGACGGGATCGGTATTCAGCTAGCGTCGACTATGTATGAGCAAATGCAGCAGGCAGCAAAAATCGATGCGGTTGTTGTTGCACACTGTGAAGATAATTCCCTTATATACGATGGGGTTATGCATGAAGGAAAACGCAATAAAGAACTTGGATTACCAGGGATACCTTCTATTTGCGAGTCAGTACAAATTGCACGAGATGTACTGCTGGCTGAAGCGGCTGGTGCACGTTACCATGTATGTCACGTATCGACGAAAGAATCCGTACGTGCAGTAAGAGATGCAAAAGCAGCAGGAATTAAAGTGACTGCGGAAGTTTGTCCACACCACTTATTATTAGAAGAAATGGATATCCCATCAGATGATGCGAACTGGAAGATGAACCCGCCATTACGTGCTGCGGACGATAAAGACTCACTGCATGCAGCATTGCTGGATGGTACGATCGACTGTATCGCGACAGACCATGCACCGCATACAGAAGAGGAAAAATGCTGCGGTATGGTAGGTGCACCATTTGGAATTGTTGGATTTGAGACAGCATTCCCATTATTGTATACAAATTTTGTAGCGACAGGGAAATGGACATTAAAGCAATTAGTCGACTGGATGAGTGTAAAAGCAGCCCAAATTTTTGATCTTCCATACGGAACATTGGAAGTAGGAGCTTCAGCGGATCTTGTACTGATCGATTTGGATAAGGAACAGGCAATCGATGCAGAAGGGTTTGTTTCTAAAGGACGCAATACACCATTTAACGGATGGACAGCAAAAGGATGGCCGGTAGTAACGATGTTTGAAGGCAATATTGTATATCAGGAGGCAGAATAA
- a CDS encoding carbamoyl phosphate synthase small subunit, with protein sequence MKKRLLILEDGTVFTGTAFGSDKASQGEVVFTTGMTGYQETISDPSFYGQIVTLTYPLVGNYGINRDDFEAITPAIRGFVVRELAEQPSNWRSDMSLGDYLASQNIPGIEGIDTRKLTRIIRTKGAVRAILTEADAEVDIAQIVAQLQETPYITHHVREVSPKAAYPSPGRGKRVVLIDFGMKHGILRELNKRDCDVLVVPYNTTAEQILAMHPDGIMLSNGPGNPEDVTEGIETIKGLIGKVPIFGICLGHQLFSLACGAKSFKLPFGHRGGNHPVKNLRTGRTDLTSQNHGYAIDIESLKDTDLELTHVALNDGTCEGVRHKEYPIFTVQYHPEASPGPEDSNYLFDEFIEMMEIEAAKENQYA encoded by the coding sequence ATGAAAAAGCGTTTATTAATTTTAGAAGATGGCACTGTATTTACAGGTACTGCATTTGGAAGCGATAAAGCAAGTCAAGGAGAAGTTGTATTTACAACAGGGATGACAGGCTACCAGGAAACAATTTCTGACCCGTCATTTTACGGGCAAATTGTTACATTAACATACCCGTTAGTCGGAAATTACGGCATCAACCGTGATGACTTTGAAGCAATCACTCCTGCGATCCGCGGTTTTGTAGTACGTGAATTGGCAGAGCAACCATCAAACTGGCGCTCGGATATGTCTTTAGGAGATTACTTGGCATCACAAAATATTCCTGGCATAGAAGGAATCGATACAAGAAAATTAACGCGCATTATTCGTACAAAAGGAGCTGTACGAGCGATTTTAACTGAAGCAGACGCCGAAGTGGATATCGCACAGATCGTCGCTCAATTACAAGAAACACCGTATATTACACACCATGTCCGCGAAGTATCGCCAAAAGCGGCATATCCGTCACCAGGACGCGGAAAACGTGTTGTGCTGATCGACTTTGGAATGAAGCACGGAATTTTACGTGAACTGAACAAGCGTGACTGTGATGTACTTGTCGTACCATACAATACGACAGCCGAACAAATTTTAGCAATGCATCCGGATGGCATCATGCTTTCAAATGGACCAGGGAACCCGGAAGATGTAACAGAAGGAATCGAAACAATTAAAGGACTAATCGGAAAAGTGCCAATCTTCGGTATTTGCCTAGGGCACCAGCTGTTTTCACTAGCATGTGGCGCAAAATCGTTCAAACTGCCATTCGGTCACCGAGGCGGAAATCACCCGGTAAAAAATCTGCGTACTGGCCGCACGGATTTAACGAGTCAAAACCATGGCTATGCAATTGATATCGAATCATTAAAAGATACTGATTTAGAGTTAACGCATGTCGCTTTAAATGATGGAACTTGTGAAGGGGTACGCCATAAGGAATATCCGATCTTCACTGTGCAGTATCACCCGGAAGCATCACCAGGTCCGGAAGATTCAAACTACCTATTTGACGAATTTATCGAAATGATGGAAATCGAAGCAGCAAAGGAGAACCAATATGCCTAA
- the carB gene encoding carbamoyl-phosphate synthase large subunit — protein MPKRTDINTILVIGSGPIVIGQAAEFDYAGTQACLSLKEEGYKVILINSNPATIMTDTEIADKVYIEPISLEFVSRILRKERPDAILSTLGGQTGLNMAIELDESGILDELGIEILGTKLDAIHKAEDRDLFRNLMYELGAPVPESDIIHNMEEAKAFVAKIGYPVIVRPAFTLGGTGGGICYNDQDLQEIVTSGLKYSPVTQCLLEKSIAGFKEIEYEVMRDAADNAIVVCNMENFDPVGIHTGDSIVVAPTQTLSDRENQMLRNISLDIIRALKIEGGCNVQLALDPYSFQYYVIEVNPRVSRSSALASKATGYPIAKLAAKIAVGLTLDEIKNPVTGSTFACFEPALDYIVAKIPRWPFDKFESAKRNLGTQMKATGEVMALGRTFEEAILKAVRSLETGHVHIEMKNADDLTDAWIEKRIKKAGDERLFFIGEAMRRGVTAEKIHEWSAIDMFFLTKLKKIVDMETTLAENIGNKEILRTAKRLGFADKKIAQLWEMEERAVYEFRKEHGIIPVYKMVDTCAAEFESNTPYFYGTYEDENESIRTDKPSVVVLGSGPIRIGQGVEFDYATVHSVWAIQEAGYEAIIINSNPETVSTDFSISDKLYFEPLTIEDVMHIIDLEQPIGVVVQFGGQTAINLADKLEANGVKILGTTLEDIDRAENRNKFEAALQKLKIPQPPGDTATSAEGAMKIAEGLGFPVLVRPSYVLGGRAMEIVYNMEELAHYMTNAVEASPDHPVLVDRYLTGQEIEVDAICDGENVLIPGIMEHIERAGVHSGDSISVYPPQKLTDAQKETLVDYTTRLAKGLGIVGLMNIQYVMSEGEIYVIEVNPRSSRTVPFLSKITNIPMANIATKAILGQSIIEQGYPTGLAKEQQGVFVKVPVFSFAKLRRVDITLGPEMKSTGEVMGKDATYEKALYKGFVAAGMEIKTHGTILFTVSDKDKQEAISLAKRFSTVGYRIVATEGTAKTFEANGIKTDIVEKIGGKGKTLIDMIQNGEAQLVVNTLTKGKQPARDGFRIRRESVENGVPCLTSLDTAEAMLRVIESMTFTAEEMPKAEVVH, from the coding sequence ATGCCTAAACGTACAGATATAAATACAATTTTAGTAATCGGCTCAGGTCCGATCGTAATCGGTCAAGCAGCGGAATTTGATTATGCAGGAACACAAGCATGTCTTTCATTAAAAGAAGAGGGCTATAAAGTAATCTTAATTAACTCGAACCCGGCGACAATTATGACAGATACTGAGATCGCAGACAAAGTATACATCGAGCCAATCAGCCTTGAATTTGTATCGCGCATTTTACGTAAAGAGCGTCCGGATGCCATTCTTTCTACATTAGGTGGTCAAACAGGATTAAATATGGCAATCGAGCTTGATGAGTCTGGCATTTTAGATGAACTAGGAATTGAAATTCTAGGTACGAAACTGGATGCCATTCATAAAGCTGAAGACCGTGACTTGTTCCGTAACTTAATGTATGAACTTGGTGCACCGGTTCCGGAGTCAGATATTATCCATAACATGGAAGAAGCTAAAGCATTCGTTGCAAAAATCGGTTATCCGGTAATCGTCCGTCCGGCATTTACACTTGGCGGAACAGGCGGCGGAATTTGCTATAACGATCAGGACTTACAGGAAATTGTAACGTCTGGTTTAAAATACTCTCCTGTAACACAATGTTTACTGGAAAAATCAATCGCAGGCTTTAAAGAGATTGAATATGAAGTAATGCGTGATGCGGCGGATAATGCAATTGTTGTATGTAATATGGAGAACTTTGACCCGGTAGGTATCCATACAGGTGACTCAATTGTTGTAGCACCAACACAAACATTATCGGATCGCGAAAACCAAATGCTGCGAAACATTTCACTCGATATTATTCGCGCATTAAAAATCGAAGGTGGCTGTAACGTTCAGCTGGCATTAGATCCTTACTCATTCCAGTACTATGTAATCGAAGTAAACCCGCGTGTATCGCGTTCATCTGCGTTAGCATCAAAAGCGACAGGTTATCCGATTGCAAAGCTTGCAGCAAAAATCGCAGTAGGACTTACACTGGATGAAATTAAAAACCCTGTTACAGGATCAACATTCGCTTGCTTCGAGCCGGCACTTGACTACATTGTCGCAAAAATTCCACGTTGGCCATTCGATAAGTTTGAATCGGCAAAACGTAACCTTGGTACACAAATGAAAGCGACTGGGGAAGTAATGGCACTTGGTCGTACATTTGAAGAAGCGATTTTAAAGGCTGTTCGTTCATTGGAAACTGGCCATGTTCATATTGAAATGAAAAATGCGGATGATTTAACAGATGCATGGATTGAAAAGCGTATTAAAAAAGCAGGGGATGAACGTCTATTCTTTATCGGTGAAGCAATGCGCCGTGGTGTAACAGCGGAAAAAATCCATGAATGGTCTGCAATTGATATGTTCTTCTTAACGAAGCTGAAGAAGATTGTAGATATGGAAACAACATTGGCAGAAAACATTGGCAATAAGGAAATTTTAAGAACTGCGAAACGTTTAGGCTTTGCGGATAAAAAAATTGCACAGCTTTGGGAAATGGAAGAGCGAGCGGTTTATGAATTCCGTAAAGAGCATGGAATTATTCCGGTATATAAAATGGTTGATACATGTGCGGCAGAATTCGAATCGAATACACCATACTTCTACGGCACATACGAGGATGAAAATGAGTCCATCCGTACTGACAAACCTTCTGTTGTAGTACTTGGCTCAGGTCCGATCCGTATCGGTCAAGGGGTAGAGTTCGACTATGCAACAGTTCACTCTGTATGGGCGATTCAAGAAGCAGGCTATGAAGCAATCATCATTAACTCAAATCCAGAAACGGTTTCGACCGACTTCTCGATTTCAGATAAATTATACTTCGAGCCATTAACAATTGAAGATGTGATGCACATTATCGATCTGGAGCAGCCAATCGGTGTAGTTGTACAGTTCGGCGGGCAAACAGCGATCAATTTAGCGGATAAGCTGGAAGCGAACGGTGTGAAAATTTTAGGAACGACACTTGAAGATATCGACCGTGCGGAAAACCGTAATAAATTCGAAGCGGCATTACAAAAACTGAAAATTCCGCAGCCACCTGGCGATACAGCAACATCCGCTGAAGGTGCGATGAAAATTGCGGAAGGTTTAGGTTTCCCTGTATTAGTTCGCCCATCATATGTACTAGGCGGTCGTGCAATGGAAATCGTTTATAACATGGAAGAGCTTGCTCACTATATGACAAACGCGGTTGAAGCATCACCGGATCACCCTGTATTGGTAGACCGCTACTTAACAGGACAGGAAATTGAAGTCGATGCCATCTGTGACGGGGAGAATGTGTTAATTCCGGGAATCATGGAGCATATTGAACGCGCAGGGGTACACTCAGGTGACTCAATCAGTGTATATCCACCACAAAAATTAACAGATGCTCAGAAAGAAACATTAGTAGACTATACAACTCGCCTTGCAAAAGGTCTTGGCATTGTCGGTTTAATGAATATCCAATATGTAATGAGCGAAGGCGAAATTTACGTAATCGAAGTAAATCCTCGCTCAAGCCGTACTGTACCGTTCTTAAGTAAAATTACAAACATCCCAATGGCAAATATCGCGACAAAAGCGATTCTTGGTCAATCGATTATTGAACAAGGCTACCCAACAGGACTGGCAAAAGAACAGCAAGGCGTATTCGTAAAAGTACCGGTATTCTCATTCGCGAAATTACGCCGTGTCGACATTACATTAGGGCCTGAAATGAAATCAACAGGGGAAGTAATGGGGAAAGATGCAACATACGAAAAAGCATTATATAAAGGTTTCGTAGCAGCAGGCATGGAAATTAAAACACATGGTACGATCCTGTTCACTGTATCGGATAAAGACAAACAGGAAGCAATCAGCCTGGCGAAACGCTTCTCAACAGTCGGATACCGCATCGTAGCAACAGAAGGTACAGCGAAAACATTTGAAGCAAATGGTATTAAAACAGATATCGTTGAAAAAATCGGCGGTAAAGGCAAAACATTAATCGATATGATTCAAAACGGTGAAGCTCAATTAGTAGTCAATACATTAACAAAAGGGAAACAGCCGGCACGCGATGGCTTCCGTATTCGCCGTGAATCGGTAGAAAACGGCGTACCATGTCTGACTTCATTAGACACAGCAGAAGCAATGCTGCGCGTAATAGAATCAATGACATTTACAGCAGAAGAAATGCCGAAAGCGGAGGTTGTACACTAA
- a CDS encoding dihydroorotate dehydrogenase electron transfer subunit codes for MIRQEKMTVVAQEQIATNIFELTLQGQLVQDMSPGQFVHVKVSNTFEPLLRRPISIANVDKEKNEFTMIYRAEGRGTKFLATNRENEIVDVLGPLGNGFPVEAAKPGQTALLVGGGIGVPPLHELAKQLNARGVKTIHVLGFQSEDVCFYEEQFNALGDTYYATVDGTKGIKGFVTTVFDEVKPEFDLFYSCGPLPMLRALEGYYPEKEGYLSFEERMGCGIGACFACVCDTTEGHGKDYVKVCSDGPVFPKGVVAL; via the coding sequence ATGATTCGTCAAGAGAAAATGACAGTTGTGGCACAAGAGCAAATTGCGACGAACATTTTCGAATTGACACTGCAAGGACAACTGGTTCAGGACATGTCGCCTGGCCAGTTTGTTCATGTAAAGGTGTCAAACACATTCGAGCCCTTGTTGCGTCGACCAATCAGTATTGCCAATGTCGATAAAGAAAAAAATGAATTTACGATGATTTACCGTGCTGAAGGTCGTGGCACAAAATTTCTGGCAACAAACCGCGAAAATGAAATCGTGGATGTTTTAGGTCCGTTAGGGAACGGGTTCCCTGTTGAAGCGGCAAAACCCGGCCAAACAGCGCTTTTAGTCGGTGGGGGAATAGGTGTCCCGCCACTCCATGAATTAGCGAAACAACTGAATGCGCGCGGCGTGAAAACGATCCATGTACTAGGTTTCCAATCAGAGGATGTATGCTTCTACGAGGAACAATTCAATGCTTTAGGCGATACGTACTATGCAACTGTAGACGGGACGAAGGGAATTAAAGGGTTTGTTACAACTGTATTTGATGAAGTAAAGCCCGAGTTTGATCTGTTTTATTCATGTGGTCCATTGCCGATGCTTCGCGCTTTAGAAGGCTATTACCCTGAAAAAGAGGGATACCTATCCTTTGAGGAACGGATGGGCTGCGGTATCGGTGCGTGCTTTGCATGTGTATGTGATACAACTGAAGGTCACGGAAAAGACTATGTAAAAGTGTGCTCGGACGGGCCAGTATTCCCGAAAGGAGTTGTGGCATTATGA
- a CDS encoding dihydroorotate dehydrogenase, translated as MSRLNLQLPGLDLKNPIMPASGCFGFGREYAQLYNLSKLGAIMIKATTVETRKGNPTPRVAETSAGMLNAIGLQNPGIEKVMAEELKFLESYDVPVIANVAGTEVADYVEVAERISKASNVKALELNISCPNVKCGGIQFGTDPETAKQLTAAVKAVSSVPVYVKLSPNVTNIVDIAKAVEAGGADGITMINTLVGMRLDERTGKPVIANGTGGLSGPAIKPVAIRMVYDVYKAVNIPIIGMGGVTCAQDVIDFMSAGASAVAVGTANFVDHFVCPTIIEELPDLLDTLNVNHISEIIGRSHR; from the coding sequence ATGAGCCGTTTAAACTTACAATTGCCAGGTTTGGACTTAAAAAATCCAATTATGCCCGCGTCAGGCTGCTTTGGCTTTGGGCGCGAATATGCTCAGCTTTATAACTTGTCAAAGCTAGGAGCCATCATGATTAAAGCAACAACTGTTGAAACGCGTAAAGGAAATCCGACACCGCGTGTAGCAGAAACATCAGCTGGTATGCTTAATGCAATCGGTCTGCAAAATCCAGGGATTGAAAAGGTAATGGCAGAAGAGCTGAAGTTTTTGGAAAGCTATGATGTCCCGGTTATTGCCAATGTTGCCGGCACAGAAGTTGCGGATTATGTGGAAGTAGCAGAGCGTATTTCAAAGGCATCTAACGTAAAGGCGTTAGAATTGAATATTTCTTGTCCGAATGTCAAATGCGGCGGGATACAGTTCGGGACGGATCCGGAAACAGCTAAGCAGTTAACTGCTGCTGTAAAGGCGGTTTCAAGTGTACCTGTATATGTAAAACTATCTCCGAACGTGACAAATATCGTAGACATTGCAAAAGCGGTTGAAGCAGGCGGAGCGGACGGTATAACGATGATTAACACACTCGTGGGAATGCGTTTGGACGAGCGTACAGGGAAACCTGTCATTGCAAACGGGACAGGTGGCTTATCAGGTCCGGCAATTAAACCGGTAGCGATACGCATGGTGTATGACGTTTATAAAGCAGTGAACATTCCGATTATCGGGATGGGCGGGGTAACTTGTGCACAGGATGTAATCGATTTTATGTCTGCCGGTGCATCAGCTGTGGCAGTTGGTACAGCAAACTTTGTTGATCATTTCGTATGCCCGACAATTATTGAGGAATTACCTGACTTGCTTGACACGTTGAATGTGAACCATATTTCAGAAATTATCGGAAGGAGCCACCGTTAA
- the pyrF gene encoding orotidine-5'-phosphate decarboxylase, translating into MKTKPIIALDFPGEKEVMSFLGQFEEKLFVKIGMELYMQEGPNIVRKVKEQGHDIFLDLKLHDIPNTVKSAMKGLAGLGVDLVNVHAAGGRAMLEGALEGLEAGTPAGAKRAALIAVTQLTSTTEQQMQEEQKIALSLKESVLQYAQLTKQAGLQGVVCSVHEAQAIREACGDDFLRVTPGIRMLGGDSHDQQRIATPDGAKKDGSSLIVVGRAITGAVNPVKAYQEVCNLWEAN; encoded by the coding sequence ATGAAGACAAAACCTATTATTGCTTTAGATTTTCCCGGTGAAAAAGAAGTGATGAGCTTTTTAGGGCAATTCGAAGAGAAACTTTTCGTTAAAATCGGGATGGAACTGTATATGCAGGAAGGTCCCAATATTGTGAGAAAAGTAAAAGAACAAGGACACGATATATTTTTAGATTTAAAGCTTCATGACATCCCGAACACTGTGAAATCAGCGATGAAGGGCTTAGCGGGGCTTGGTGTGGATTTAGTGAATGTCCATGCTGCAGGTGGACGTGCAATGCTGGAAGGTGCATTGGAAGGTTTGGAGGCCGGTACACCAGCCGGAGCTAAAAGAGCAGCATTAATTGCCGTTACACAACTGACGTCTACGACAGAACAGCAAATGCAAGAAGAGCAAAAAATAGCCCTATCTTTAAAAGAATCCGTTTTACAATATGCACAGCTGACAAAACAAGCTGGTCTTCAGGGTGTAGTCTGTTCAGTTCATGAGGCACAGGCAATCCGTGAAGCATGCGGTGATGACTTTTTACGGGTGACACCGGGTATTCGTATGCTTGGCGGGGATTCACATGATCAGCAGCGTATTGCAACCCCTGATGGAGCTAAAAAGGATGGTTCTTCATTAATTGTTGTAGGTCGTGCCATTACTGGAGCTGTCAATCCGGTAAAAGCGTATCAAGAAGTTTGTAACTTATGGGAGGCTAACTAA